A genome region from Deltaproteobacteria bacterium includes the following:
- a CDS encoding glucosamine-6-phosphate deaminase, giving the protein MTMHELHLGNGQTIPGAIFDDPREFGRFTAERIRDLIAGADRDVAICFATGATPLPVYEHLVEMHAAGDVSFDRVNAFLLDEYLGLPEGHEQSFATFMRRHLFDAVALPAARFHAPNGRGYNPVEESRRYREALEAADGLDLTLLGIGPNGHIAFNEPGSRADEHVRLVALAPKTREANARFFGSLDQVPKHAITIGIADILASRRLILMATGAGKAEILERALRGPITPDVPASFLQTHPGELTLVADRAAASRLID; this is encoded by the coding sequence ATGACGATGCACGAACTTCATCTTGGCAACGGTCAGACCATCCCCGGCGCGATCTTCGACGACCCCCGCGAGTTCGGACGATTCACGGCGGAACGCATCCGCGACCTGATCGCGGGAGCGGACCGCGACGTCGCCATCTGCTTCGCGACCGGCGCGACCCCCCTGCCCGTGTATGAGCATCTCGTGGAGATGCACGCGGCCGGCGACGTGTCGTTCGATCGCGTCAACGCGTTTTTGCTCGACGAATATCTTGGCCTGCCCGAGGGTCACGAGCAAAGCTTCGCCACATTCATGCGCCGTCACCTGTTCGACGCGGTGGCGCTGCCGGCCGCGCGATTCCACGCGCCCAACGGACGCGGCTACAACCCGGTGGAAGAGAGTCGCCGCTATCGCGAGGCGCTCGAAGCCGCGGACGGGCTCGACCTGACGCTGCTGGGGATCGGCCCGAACGGTCACATCGCGTTCAACGAACCCGGCTCGCGCGCCGATGAACACGTGCGCCTCGTGGCGCTGGCGCCGAAAACACGCGAGGCCAACGCACGGTTTTTCGGCAGCCTCGACCAGGTGCCGAAGCACGCGATCACCATCGGCATCGCCGATATTCTCGCGTCGCGGCGACTCATCCTGATGGCGACCGGGGCGGGAAAGGCCGAAATTCTCGAGCGGGCGCTGCGAGGGCCGATCACGCCCGACGTGCCCGCGTCATTCCTTCAGACGCACCCCGGCGAACTGACGTTGGTCGCCGACCGCGCCGCCGCCTCTCGACTGATCGACTGA
- the tolQ gene encoding protein TolQ: MNSDFLSFILSQTPAAPKAFNVLEVIGSAGLVVKGIMALLMVFSVTSWAIIFLKGLTLRKARREGEIFLKMFWESRQLDEIYRGARDLTATPLAELYKAGYRELEKFREGDNPRGVTMQAKPDAANRAISNKDSARDNIARALRRTMTAEITRLERAVPFLATCGSSSPFIGLFGTVWGIMISFHDIGQQGSASLAVVAPGISEALVATAIGLFAAIPAVMFYNHYNNKIRIIESDMETFGADFLNIVERHIL; encoded by the coding sequence ATGAATTCCGATTTTCTCTCGTTCATTCTCTCCCAGACCCCGGCCGCACCCAAGGCGTTCAACGTCCTCGAGGTCATCGGGAGCGCGGGCCTCGTGGTCAAGGGCATCATGGCCCTCCTGATGGTGTTTTCGGTCACGTCCTGGGCGATTATCTTCCTCAAGGGACTGACGTTGCGAAAAGCCCGCCGCGAGGGCGAGATTTTTCTCAAAATGTTCTGGGAATCCCGGCAGTTGGATGAAATCTACCGCGGCGCGCGCGACCTGACGGCGACCCCGCTGGCCGAGCTGTACAAGGCCGGTTACCGCGAGCTCGAGAAGTTCCGCGAGGGCGACAACCCGCGCGGGGTCACGATGCAGGCGAAGCCCGACGCAGCAAACCGGGCGATTTCGAACAAGGACTCGGCCCGCGACAACATCGCCCGGGCCCTGCGTCGCACCATGACGGCCGAGATCACCCGGCTCGAGCGCGCGGTGCCGTTTCTGGCCACCTGCGGAAGCTCCTCGCCCTTCATCGGCCTGTTCGGCACGGTTTGGGGCATCATGATCAGCTTCCACGACATCGGCCAGCAGGGCTCGGCGAGTCTCGCGGTCGTCGCGCCGGGCATCTCCGAGGCGCTGGTCGCCACCGCCATCGGCCTTTTCGCGGCCATCCCGGCCGTCATGTTCTACAACCACTACAACAACAAGATCCGCATCATCGAGTCCGACATGGAGACCTTCGGAGCGGACTTTCTGAACATCGTGGAACGCCATATTCTCTAG
- a CDS encoding biopolymer transporter ExbD yields MSLGGGSGRRAMMSEINVTPMVDVMLVLLVIFMVTAPLLHEGINVALPKADGQKIESPEEDFKLTIRKDGKVFLGKEEVPFDQLKGRLTDIYKTKAEKRVFVEADEGVNYGRVVEVIAEAKAAGAEQLGLKTLPKSLK; encoded by the coding sequence ATGTCGCTGGGCGGCGGGTCGGGACGCCGAGCAATGATGAGCGAGATCAACGTCACGCCGATGGTCGACGTGATGCTGGTGCTGCTCGTCATTTTCATGGTCACCGCGCCGCTGCTGCACGAGGGTATCAACGTCGCCCTGCCCAAAGCCGACGGCCAGAAGATCGAGTCGCCCGAGGAAGACTTCAAGCTCACGATCCGCAAGGACGGCAAGGTTTTTCTGGGCAAGGAAGAGGTGCCCTTCGACCAGCTCAAGGGCCGCCTGACCGACATCTACAAGACCAAGGCCGAAAAGCGCGTCTTCGTCGAGGCCGACGAGGGCGTGAATTACGGGCGCGTTGTCGAGGTGATCGCCGAGGCCAAGGCCGCCGGCGCCGAGCAGCTCGGCCTCAAGACGCTGCCCAAATCCTTGAAGTGA
- a CDS encoding TonB family protein, with amino-acid sequence MPRYGNMTSYADPFARQFGVLWGVSVVAHVVLLAFFALVSAAAKPNTGPKETPVLMFDMADLADLPKGPGVGPLAPTESVKAALNPFEGKPKQTTDRLSPADMPENVKPTKKVNSKYRSHKTKEAVVRDTMAKSAIERLKQSKQEVGGGGEGKGDGGSVEKIYVARVRQKIKSRWKLPAGLSAEDRDRTATVVVRIDGSGNLLGFSLSKSTGVAALDATIKSAVQGAAPFSAPPNEAAERVAQGIGFTFKAKEAE; translated from the coding sequence GTGCCGCGCTACGGGAACATGACCTCGTACGCGGACCCCTTCGCAAGGCAGTTCGGGGTCCTGTGGGGCGTTTCGGTCGTCGCTCACGTAGTGCTCCTCGCCTTCTTCGCCCTCGTTTCCGCCGCCGCCAAGCCGAACACCGGCCCGAAGGAAACCCCCGTTCTGATGTTCGACATGGCCGACCTCGCCGACCTGCCGAAAGGTCCCGGCGTCGGGCCGCTCGCTCCCACTGAGTCGGTCAAGGCCGCCCTCAACCCCTTCGAGGGAAAACCCAAACAGACCACCGACAGGCTCTCGCCCGCGGACATGCCCGAGAACGTCAAGCCGACGAAGAAGGTCAACTCCAAGTATCGTTCGCACAAGACCAAGGAAGCCGTCGTGCGCGACACGATGGCCAAGAGCGCCATCGAGCGGCTCAAGCAGTCCAAGCAGGAAGTCGGCGGCGGCGGCGAGGGCAAGGGCGACGGAGGTTCCGTCGAGAAGATCTACGTGGCCCGCGTGCGCCAGAAGATCAAATCGCGCTGGAAGCTTCCCGCCGGTCTGTCCGCCGAGGACCGCGACCGCACCGCGACCGTGGTGGTGCGTATCGATGGCTCGGGAAACCTGCTCGGATTCTCGCTGTCGAAATCCACCGGCGTGGCCGCGCTCGACGCCACGATCAAGAGCGCGGTGCAGGGCGCGGCGCCGTTTTCGGCCCCGCCCAACGAGGCCGCGGAGCGCGTCGCGCAGGGAATCGGCTTTACATTCAAGGCGAAAGAAGCAGAATAA
- a CDS encoding PD40 domain-containing protein → MRIRILILTVIAVALAGGVTVFAQGEAPSGGESPGIITGGVITPEIGAAPQIHKIPIAVPVFRDESETDGGDTARKLAEVLSDDMEMSGEFEVIDRARYLEDPRTAGVKAGEFEFANWSLIGAEYLIKSSFAKNGDQITMSLRLFNVLTQQMRVGKEYNGSFEERFNMVHMFSREVFLELFGDPGFFGSQIAFASGTKDVREIYVMDADGRNRRRLTNLGLLAMSPKWSPNGKEILFAAQGSTIQPTVFTVEVKTGKTKKVFTANSGVALTPDWMPGGESFAVALSHDANTEIYEVDLKGNIKRNMTKHWAIELAPAFGPNSSQMLFISDRSGAPQVYKIDIAGGDPSRISFFGSYNQSPTWAKRGGKIAYSAREYGHYTIYLIDENGGEPYALTADMQPSCEYASFSPDGRILVFSCETSKGRAMWMRTTNDAYTRRLTQGTSFDTGPSWGPLPTE, encoded by the coding sequence ATGCGCATCCGCATTTTGATTTTGACCGTCATCGCCGTCGCCCTCGCGGGGGGCGTCACGGTTTTCGCGCAGGGCGAAGCCCCGTCCGGCGGCGAGTCGCCCGGCATCATCACCGGCGGCGTCATCACGCCCGAGATCGGCGCGGCCCCGCAGATCCACAAAATCCCCATCGCCGTGCCGGTTTTTCGCGACGAGAGCGAAACCGATGGCGGCGATACCGCGCGCAAGCTCGCCGAGGTGCTCTCCGACGACATGGAGATGTCGGGCGAGTTCGAGGTGATCGACCGCGCACGCTACCTCGAGGACCCGCGCACCGCGGGCGTGAAGGCGGGCGAGTTCGAGTTCGCCAACTGGAGCTTGATCGGCGCGGAATACCTCATCAAGAGCTCGTTCGCGAAAAACGGCGACCAGATCACGATGTCGCTGCGTCTGTTCAACGTGCTCACGCAACAGATGCGTGTCGGCAAGGAATACAACGGATCGTTCGAGGAACGATTCAACATGGTCCACATGTTCTCGCGCGAGGTGTTCCTGGAGCTGTTCGGCGATCCGGGCTTTTTCGGGTCGCAGATCGCATTCGCCTCCGGCACCAAGGACGTGCGCGAGATCTACGTGATGGACGCCGACGGCCGCAACCGCCGGCGGCTGACGAACCTCGGCCTGCTGGCCATGAGCCCCAAATGGTCGCCCAACGGCAAGGAAATCTTATTCGCGGCGCAGGGTTCCACGATCCAGCCGACGGTCTTCACCGTCGAGGTCAAGACGGGCAAGACGAAAAAGGTCTTCACGGCGAATAGCGGCGTCGCGCTCACCCCCGACTGGATGCCCGGCGGCGAGAGCTTCGCCGTGGCCCTGTCGCACGACGCGAACACCGAGATCTACGAGGTCGATCTGAAGGGCAACATCAAGCGCAACATGACGAAGCACTGGGCGATCGAACTCGCCCCGGCCTTCGGTCCGAACTCCTCGCAGATGCTTTTCATCTCCGATCGGTCGGGCGCGCCGCAGGTCTACAAAATCGACATCGCCGGTGGCGATCCCTCGCGCATCAGTTTCTTCGGGTCGTACAACCAGTCGCCGACATGGGCGAAGCGCGGCGGCAAGATCGCCTATTCAGCGCGCGAATACGGCCACTACACGATTTATCTGATCGACGAAAACGGCGGCGAGCCCTATGCGCTGACCGCCGACATGCAGCCGAGCTGCGAGTACGCGAGCTTCTCGCCCGACGGGCGGATCCTCGTGTTTTCGTGCGAAACGTCCAAGGGGCGCGCGATGTGGATGCGTACCACCAACGACGCCTACACACGGCGTCTGACACAGGGAACCTCGTTCGACACCGGCCCCTCCTGGGGTCCGCTGCCGACGGAATGA